From Mus musculus strain C57BL/6J chromosome 17, GRCm38.p6 C57BL/6J, the proteins below share one genomic window:
- the Esp5 gene encoding exocrine gland secreted peptide 5 precursor, producing the protein MKNYEKVSTMTPLPVMFFLLTLLLPSMHTDGRVLTQTQNESTKSSNHKKNHKAVLDKTDRQDKGNKQAPEKVFCASIDDQTLVEDLATANQHKLILSKNKISQSNCCTQKHQVDPVNLNHMASRLQRTRVRHQEDSSKRKVIVGLDEFLDLVKKILISH; encoded by the exons ATGAAAAACTATGAAAAAG TGTCAACCATGACTCCTTTACCAGTGATGTTTTTTCTCCTAACTCTGCTGTTACCATCAATGCACACTGATGGAAGG GTACTGACACAGACTCAAAATGAATCCACCAAATCTTCTAATCATAAGAAAAATCACAAGGCTGTCTTGGACAAGACTGACCGCCAAGACAAAGGAAATAAACAGGCCCCAGAGAAAGTATTCTGTGCCTCCATTGATGATCAAACATTAGTTGAAGACTTGGCCACTGCTAATCAACACAAGTTAATCCTGTCTAAAAACAAGATATCCCAGAGCAACTGTTGTACTCAGAAGCATCAAGTGGACCCAGTAAACTTGAATCATATGGCCAGTAGACTTCAAAGGACCAGAGTGAGGCACCAAGAAGACAGTTCTAAACGCAAAGTCATCGTGGGTTTGGATGAATTCTTGGATTTAGTGAAAAAGATCTTGATTTCCCATTAA
- the Gm44501 gene encoding Esp6-Esp5 readthrough precursor has translation MTPLPVMFFLLTLLLPSMHTDGRVLTQTQNESTKSSNHKKNHKAVLDKTDRQDKGNKQAPEKVFCASIDDQTLVEDLATANQHKLILSKNKISQSNCCTQKHQVDPVNLNHMASRLQRTRVRHQEDSSKRKVIVGLDEFLDLVKKILISH, from the exons ATGACTCCTTTACCAGTGATGTTTTTTCTCCTAACTCTGCTGTTACCATCAATGCACACTGATGGAAGG GTACTGACACAGACTCAAAATGAATCCACCAAATCTTCTAATCATAAGAAAAATCACAAGGCTGTCTTGGACAAGACTGACCGCCAAGACAAAGGAAATAAACAGGCCCCAGAGAAAGTATTCTGTGCCTCCATTGATGATCAAACATTAGTTGAAGACTTGGCCACTGCTAATCAACACAAGTTAATCCTGTCTAAAAACAAGATATCCCAGAGCAACTGTTGTACTCAGAAGCATCAAGTGGACCCAGTAAACTTGAATCATATGGCCAGTAGACTTCAAAGGACCAGAGTGAGGCACCAAGAAGACAGTTCTAAACGCAAAGTCATCGTGGGTTTGGATGAATTCTTGGATTTAGTGAAAAAGATCTTGATTTCCCATTAA